One Acidimicrobiales bacterium genomic window, CCCGCAGACGATCGTCCGGAGCGTCGGGCGACGCCAGCCGCAGGTCGGCTGCCAGCGGGCCGCTGAAGACGTGGACCTCCTGGGTCACCAGCGCCACGGCACCCGGACAGTCGACCGTGCCCGCCGTGGCCGGGTGGATGCCGGCCACCAGCTTGGCCACCGTCGACTTCCCGGCGCCGCTGGGCCCGACCAGCGCCACCCGCTCCCCGGGCTGGACCACCAGGTCGACGTCGTCCAACGCCCGGTGCTCCCCGTCGTAGCTGAACGACACGCCCCGGAGCTCCACGCCCGCCCCCCGCTGCGCCGCCGACTCAGGAGCCGCACCCGCCGCAGGCGGGACCGCAACCGCACCCGCCGCCGCAGGAGACGGGAGGGACGTGACACCCACGAGGCGGGCCAGCGCGGCGCCGGCCTCCTGGGCCGCGTCGAGCTGGAAGAGCAGCTCACCGATGGGGTCGAAGAGTCGGTAGAAGTACAGCGCGCCGGCCGTCGCCCCGCCGACGGTGAGCGACCCGCCCTGCACCAGCGGGTAGCCGACGGCGAGCACCGTCGTCAGCCCCAACAGCTCGGCCGAGTTGAGCGCCGAGAAGAACCGGGCCCGCACCGACGCCGCCGACACCGCCAGGTCGACGGCCTCCTGCGACGTGCGGGTGATGGTGGCCACGTGGTCGTCCTGGAGCCGCAGCGCCCGGATGGTGGCGGCGCCGGTGACCCCCGTGTGCAGGTGCTGCGAGCGCCGTCCCTCGGCCTGTCGCTCGGCGGCGTAGAGCGGCCGCGAGCGGCGCAGGTACCAGAGGCCCGCGCCGACCTGGATCGGCAGCGCGGCGAGCCCGGCGAGCGCCAGCCGCAGGTCGAGCGCGGCGAGGCCGACCACCGTCAGGCCGATGACCAGCGCCGACGCCACGATCTCCGGCACCGACTCCCGCACCGCCTCGGACACGGCGTCGACGTCGCCGGAGGCCC contains:
- a CDS encoding ABC transporter ATP-binding protein, with translation MTAGLSASSALPVATGRETVRALRGLARPHRRLAVGAGVVLVVATLAALAIPLLLGGVVDVVAGNRPEGDLTWLVALLLVAALSQGVLFGFGAWAVGRLGELLLADLREEVVDRALAVPIDVVERAGTGDLVARASGDVDAVSEAVRESVPEIVASALVIGLTVVGLAALDLRLALAGLAALPIQVGAGLWYLRRSRPLYAAERQAEGRRSQHLHTGVTGAATIRALRLQDDHVATITRTSQEAVDLAVSAASVRARFFSALNSAELLGLTTVLAVGYPLVQGGSLTVGGATAGALYFYRLFDPIGELLFQLDAAQEAGAALARLVGVTSLPSPAAAGAVAVPPAAGAAPESAAQRGAGVELRGVSFSYDGEHRALDDVDLVVQPGERVALVGPSGAGKSTVAKLVAGIHPATAGTVDCPGAVALVTQEVHVFSGPLAADLRLASPDAPDDRLRAALDRVGATSWVEALPDGLDTVVGDGGHRLSPTQAQQLALARLLLADPDVAILDEATAEAGSAGAGVLDAAAAAAVEGRTALVIAHRLTQAATADRVVVLDNGRVVEEGPHAELLTAGGVYAGLWAAWSTPRANGSEPETQVDA